A single window of Neisseria chenwenguii DNA harbors:
- a CDS encoding glycine zipper 2TM domain-containing protein produces MKSMITKTVALIAVAASLSACAGMTTSQRNTATGAVLGGVAGNLIGGDTGSTLGGAALGGVIGSQVHRRHR; encoded by the coding sequence ATGAAATCAATGATCACTAAAACCGTTGCCCTGATTGCCGTTGCCGCTTCCCTGAGCGCCTGCGCGGGCATGACGACTTCCCAACGCAACACCGCTACCGGCGCAGTATTGGGCGGCGTTGCCGGTAACCTGATCGGCGGCGACACCGGCTCAACCTTGGGCGGCGCAGCACTCGGCGGCGTGATCGGCAGCCAGGTTCACCGTCGCCACCGCTAA
- a CDS encoding CopD family copper resistance protein, with product MSIYATAHIVHLFCAVAFVGGVFFEVLVLSVLHTKRVSREARREVEKAMSHRAVRVMPVVVLTLFASGLVMAFERYVPLLRDPLASTFGTLLFIKILLALGVLVHFAIAVTKMARHTLTVGWSKYIHAVVFTHMLLIVFLAKAMFYWS from the coding sequence ATGAGCATTTATGCAACAGCCCACATCGTGCATCTGTTTTGTGCGGTTGCGTTTGTGGGTGGGGTGTTTTTCGAGGTGTTGGTGTTGTCGGTGCTGCACACCAAGCGGGTGTCGCGCGAAGCGCGGCGCGAGGTGGAAAAGGCGATGTCACATCGCGCGGTGCGGGTGATGCCGGTTGTGGTGCTGACACTGTTTGCGTCGGGACTGGTGATGGCGTTCGAACGCTATGTGCCGTTGTTGCGCGATCCGCTGGCTTCGACGTTTGGCACGCTTTTGTTTATTAAAATATTACTGGCTTTGGGCGTATTGGTACATTTCGCCATCGCAGTCACGAAAATGGCGCGCCATACGCTGACGGTGGGCTGGTCGAAATACATTCACGCGGTGGTGTTTACCCATATGCTGCTGATTGTGTTTTTGGCCAAAGCGATGTTTTACTGGTCGTAA
- a CDS encoding TerC family protein: MVEHPSVSTPLFYGVFFIAVLAMIAVDMLSLKKTGAHKVSIKEALAWSCVWVAVSCGFAGWLYFELAGNPAYSHAVAQTKVLEFFTGYVLEKSLAVDNIFVFLMIFGYFKVPPQYQHRVLLYGVFGAIVLRAVMIFVGAVLVQQFEWILYLFGIFLLYTGFHMVKSGADDGDEDLSQNKLLTWLQKHVPVSKSLDGEKFFTVENGKRIATPLFLVLIMIELSDVIFAVDSIPAIFAVTTDPFIVLTSNIFAILGLRAMYFLLADVADRFVFLKYGLAFVLSFIGVKMLIMYWDVHIPIAISLSVVFGALGASILTSLIYSKKLEKRQRK; the protein is encoded by the coding sequence ATGGTCGAACATCCGTCGGTCAGCACGCCGCTGTTTTACGGCGTGTTTTTTATTGCTGTATTAGCCATGATTGCCGTCGATATGCTGTCGTTGAAAAAAACGGGAGCGCACAAAGTCAGTATTAAAGAGGCGCTGGCATGGAGTTGCGTCTGGGTTGCCGTATCCTGCGGTTTTGCCGGCTGGCTGTATTTCGAACTTGCAGGGAATCCGGCTTACAGCCATGCGGTCGCCCAAACCAAGGTGTTGGAATTTTTTACCGGTTATGTGTTGGAAAAATCATTGGCGGTGGACAATATTTTCGTATTTCTGATGATTTTCGGCTATTTCAAAGTGCCGCCGCAATATCAGCACCGCGTACTGCTTTACGGCGTATTCGGCGCGATTGTGCTACGTGCGGTAATGATTTTTGTCGGCGCAGTTTTGGTGCAGCAGTTTGAATGGATTCTGTACCTCTTCGGCATATTCCTGCTCTACACGGGCTTCCACATGGTGAAATCGGGTGCAGACGACGGAGACGAAGATTTGTCGCAAAACAAACTGCTGACCTGGCTGCAAAAACACGTTCCCGTCAGCAAAAGTCTCGACGGCGAAAAATTCTTCACCGTCGAAAACGGCAAACGTATCGCCACACCGCTGTTTTTAGTGTTGATCATGATTGAGTTGAGCGACGTGATTTTCGCTGTGGACAGCATTCCTGCCATCTTTGCCGTTACCACCGACCCGTTTATCGTGCTTACCTCCAACATCTTTGCCATTTTGGGCTTGCGTGCCATGTACTTTTTACTCGCCGACGTCGCCGACCGTTTTGTTTTCCTAAAATACGGCCTCGCCTTCGTTTTGAGCTTTATCGGCGTGAAAATGCTGATTATGTACTGGGATGTACACATCCCGATTGCCATTTCCCTCTCCGTCGTATTCGGCGCGTTGGGTGCTTCCATCCTGACTTCGCTGATTTACAGCAAAAAGCTGGAAAAACGTCAGAGGAAATAA
- a CDS encoding helix-turn-helix domain-containing protein, with protein sequence MQMTFNVAEAAEYCKCHPETIREHIRAGRLKASKPGRSYCITKSALDAFLTDLENARLQASLESRSEEKCRFTNETMAYGMLTSQRKAAAEFDSLLALKTVKKPKGCMTN encoded by the coding sequence ATGCAAATGACGTTTAATGTGGCGGAGGCTGCGGAGTACTGCAAATGCCATCCCGAGACGATTCGGGAACATATACGGGCAGGCCGTCTGAAAGCGTCCAAACCCGGCCGATCCTACTGTATCACCAAGTCTGCACTTGACGCATTTCTCACTGATTTGGAAAATGCACGGTTGCAGGCTTCACTCGAAAGCAGGAGTGAAGAAAAATGCCGATTTACAAACGAAACAATGGCATATGGTATGTTGACATCACAACGCAAAGCGGCCGCAGAATTCGACAGTCTGCTGGCACTAAAAACCGTGAAGAAGCCCAAAGGCTGCATGACAAACTAG
- a CDS encoding lipopolysaccharide heptosyltransferase codes for MLTEEKKVVATVKVAASFTPAEEQFPHYRLVPLDADRQGYLCLLFYIKPGSFLMLEPRIKRYAAVRKLALLLENAAYPVYEVGR; via the coding sequence ATGCTGACAGAGGAAAAGAAGGTAGTTGCCACGGTGAAAGTGGCCGCATCGTTCACACCGGCTGAAGAACAGTTTCCGCACTATCGTCTGGTTCCACTGGATGCAGACAGGCAGGGTTATCTCTGCCTGCTTTTCTATATTAAGCCGGGCAGCTTCCTGATGCTGGAACCACGCATCAAAAGGTATGCGGCCGTCAGGAAGCTGGCTTTGCTGCTGGAAAACGCGGCCTATCCCGTTTATGAAGTGGGGAGATAA
- a CDS encoding P-loop NTPase family protein: MKEVHFIAQGKGGVGKSTIAGFLGDYLKAKSDEELHCYDTDPVNQTFSRYAALEPEVVKILTDANNIDARFFDGLIEKLVNDEGIAVIDNGAATFVPLMSYMAENEVPAFLAENGIRMIIHVPLAGGQSLQDCMTGLSQTLNSNSAEIVVWLNDFHGVIEKDGKGFTDFKVYQANRERIIGIVHIPNRNPDTFGADIKEMTTKNLTLTEAQNSGVFGLMPRQRLRTVQRDLYGQLDKIPFLATQAEHVKNVKQSGQGA; the protein is encoded by the coding sequence ATGAAGGAAGTACACTTTATCGCGCAAGGTAAAGGCGGTGTCGGGAAATCGACGATTGCGGGTTTTTTGGGTGATTATCTGAAAGCCAAAAGCGATGAGGAGCTGCATTGCTATGATACCGACCCGGTTAACCAGACATTCAGCCGTTATGCTGCATTAGAGCCGGAAGTTGTCAAAATTTTGACCGATGCAAACAACATTGATGCCCGTTTCTTTGATGGTTTAATTGAAAAACTGGTAAATGATGAAGGTATTGCAGTAATTGATAACGGTGCGGCTACCTTCGTCCCCTTGATGTCGTATATGGCAGAGAACGAAGTACCGGCTTTTTTGGCTGAAAACGGTATCCGAATGATTATCCATGTACCTTTGGCCGGTGGACAATCATTGCAAGACTGTATGACCGGTTTGAGTCAAACGTTAAACAGCAATAGTGCGGAAATTGTGGTGTGGCTGAATGATTTTCATGGCGTGATTGAGAAAGACGGCAAAGGCTTTACTGATTTTAAAGTCTATCAGGCAAACCGAGAACGTATTATCGGTATTGTGCATATTCCAAATCGCAACCCTGATACCTTCGGTGCGGATATTAAGGAAATGACCACCAAAAACCTGACTTTGACCGAAGCACAAAATTCAGGGGTTTTCGGCTTAATGCCGCGCCAACGCCTGCGCACGGTACAGCGCGATTTGTACGGACAATTGGACAAAATCCCGTTCTTGGCCACTCAGGCGGAACATGTAAAAAACGTGAAGCAGAGCGGACAAGGGGCGTGA
- a CDS encoding antA/AntB antirepressor family protein: MNNQNLIPVFSGKLSDSETLLCDARKLHGFLQVSSRFNDWIKNRINEYGFQENQDFLSFTKNSVKPKGGRAATEYHITLDMAKELAMVERNEQGRAARRYFIECEKKLHQAQRPSEKKRLPATVKRRIRNREDLSFTRRDRQGRLINWVPPVDERGLYDWGEAYAVGEAWFDEVIELAGNNPESAYHALSFSPRYMSEYARNVARQGLGFIEGFFDKMARYTLAGILEHRNGVSFPFQRTMNRAVDLEVYLKQAAPLSDDELRWRAWTESEHCRYRCYENKLTELSELVR; encoded by the coding sequence ATGAACAATCAAAACCTCATTCCCGTATTCAGCGGCAAACTTTCCGATTCCGAAACCTTGCTTTGCGATGCGCGCAAACTGCACGGATTTTTGCAGGTATCCAGTCGTTTTAACGACTGGATTAAAAACCGTATTAACGAGTACGGATTTCAGGAAAATCAAGACTTTTTGAGTTTTACTAAAAATTCAGTAAAACCCAAAGGAGGCAGAGCGGCAACCGAATACCACATCACGCTGGACATGGCCAAAGAACTGGCGATGGTCGAGCGCAACGAACAAGGCCGCGCCGCACGCCGCTATTTCATCGAGTGCGAGAAAAAGCTGCATCAAGCGCAAAGGCCGTCTGAAAAGAAACGGCTCCCCGCCACAGTCAAACGCCGAATCCGCAACCGTGAAGACCTGTCGTTTACCCGACGGGACAGACAGGGACGGCTGATCAACTGGGTTCCGCCTGTCGATGAAAGGGGGCTGTACGATTGGGGCGAAGCCTACGCCGTCGGCGAAGCATGGTTTGACGAAGTTATCGAACTGGCCGGCAACAATCCCGAATCCGCTTATCACGCGCTGTCGTTTTCGCCACGCTATATGTCGGAATATGCGCGTAATGTGGCCAGACAGGGTTTGGGCTTTATCGAAGGCTTCTTCGATAAAATGGCACGCTATACGCTGGCCGGTATTTTGGAACACCGCAACGGTGTGTCGTTTCCGTTTCAACGTACGATGAACCGCGCGGTAGATTTGGAGGTTTATTTGAAACAGGCTGCGCCGTTATCTGATGACGAATTGCGCTGGAGAGCATGGACGGAAAGTGAACATTGCCGATACAGATGTTATGAAAACAAATTGACCGAATTGTCGGAATTGGTCCGATAA
- a CDS encoding TrbM/KikA/MpfK family conjugal transfer protein — protein sequence MKKCLPAAAVAVALMAVLPAQADDLLTGDVRLACEATLCLSSGERPSECAPSLKRYFSIKHRKLSDTIKGRLNFLKLCPASNEENMPQLVNAIAHGAGRCDAKELNRVMRYTVQVRQCPRYHYSRDRDSCPIVSKTYIRPSKPSYCKAYFEHGWTTAGDAVRYVGEEKNGGKWVDVR from the coding sequence ATGAAGAAGTGTTTACCTGCGGCGGCTGTGGCCGTCGCGCTCATGGCGGTGTTGCCGGCTCAGGCAGACGATCTGCTGACCGGTGATGTCCGTTTGGCTTGCGAGGCGACTTTGTGCCTGTCGTCGGGGGAGCGTCCCAGCGAGTGTGCGCCTTCGCTGAAGCGTTATTTTTCCATCAAACACCGCAAGCTGTCGGACACCATCAAAGGCCGTCTGAATTTCCTGAAGCTGTGTCCGGCCAGCAATGAAGAGAACATGCCGCAGTTGGTTAATGCGATTGCTCATGGTGCAGGCCGTTGTGATGCTAAGGAACTAAACCGCGTCATGCGTTACACGGTACAGGTCCGGCAATGTCCGCGTTATCACTATTCCCGTGACCGGGACAGTTGCCCGATTGTCAGCAAAACCTATATCCGTCCGTCTAAGCCGTCGTATTGCAAAGCCTATTTTGAGCATGGTTGGACGACGGCCGGTGATGCCGTCCGCTATGTCGGTGAAGAGAAAAATGGCGGTAAATGGGTGGATGTGCGTTAA
- a CDS encoding plasmid fertility inhibition factor family protein, which translates to MELKPLKLDWDIKYEFTLNNSSPVEPILIFEIPVKSRTVYMFLPFHDYPYHNGYILLLDTTLFLNVWRMSKNDEDYPNYHLGNEILWRKDRKFQNTEFLFNQGRKSPVPVISELTFDKDKGIVFSDSLTRTVWLLANGAEYLPVFSKTRQNAMLLQQAAGKTGCSIYACHDFLTHHFQTLNHQYRELMP; encoded by the coding sequence ATGGAACTTAAACCATTAAAACTTGATTGGGATATTAAATACGAATTTACACTCAATAACAGTTCTCCAGTCGAACCCATTTTGATTTTTGAAATCCCGGTTAAAAGCAGAACAGTATATATGTTCCTGCCATTTCATGATTACCCTTACCACAACGGATATATCCTGCTGCTTGACACCACATTATTCCTCAATGTGTGGCGTATGTCGAAAAATGATGAGGACTACCCAAACTATCATTTAGGAAATGAAATATTGTGGCGTAAAGACAGAAAATTTCAAAATACGGAATTTCTGTTCAATCAAGGCAGAAAATCTCCCGTTCCAGTCATCAGTGAGTTAACTTTTGATAAAGATAAAGGCATTGTTTTCTCCGATAGCCTGACAAGAACCGTTTGGCTACTTGCCAACGGAGCGGAATATTTACCGGTGTTCAGTAAAACCCGTCAGAATGCCATGCTCTTACAGCAAGCTGCAGGCAAAACCGGATGCAGTATTTATGCCTGCCATGACTTTCTCACTCATCATTTCCAAACACTAAATCATCAATATCGGGAACTAATGCCCTGA
- a CDS encoding S24 family peptidase produces MMVSQRKTPDGDNQKMNTLADRIKNRLADLGKTQADLAKYCKIKPPSVSKWLNGGTKTLQGQNLLRASEFLECDPDWLASGKGFWADTNGDMKPHEVATSPYTVKMLADDILGQYLINTSDIAANISYIEYTEDQYRRIFAARNPSSLRLTNIKVDNMSGTLEPGDLVFVDISINRYDGDGIYLFMVKNHLHLKRLQMAGSNLLVISDNRQYRSWEIAPKDKSNMVVVGKVLLGQSQIFQRF; encoded by the coding sequence ATGATGGTTTCCCAAAGGAAAACTCCAGACGGCGATAATCAAAAAATGAATACACTTGCTGATAGAATCAAAAATCGTTTGGCTGATTTGGGAAAAACCCAAGCTGATTTAGCCAAGTATTGCAAAATCAAGCCGCCATCAGTGTCTAAATGGTTGAATGGAGGCACTAAGACACTTCAAGGGCAGAATTTGCTTCGTGCATCTGAATTTTTGGAATGCGATCCCGACTGGTTGGCCAGCGGTAAAGGATTTTGGGCAGATACAAACGGAGATATGAAGCCTCATGAAGTAGCTACTTCACCATATACAGTTAAAATGTTGGCTGATGATATTCTTGGGCAATATCTGATTAATACCTCAGATATTGCGGCCAATATTTCGTATATTGAATACACTGAAGATCAATATAGAAGAATATTTGCAGCAAGAAACCCAAGCAGCCTGAGATTGACTAATATTAAAGTAGATAACATGTCTGGTACTTTAGAACCGGGCGACTTGGTATTTGTGGATATTTCAATCAATCGTTATGATGGTGATGGCATTTATCTTTTTATGGTAAAAAACCATCTGCATTTAAAAAGATTGCAAATGGCCGGTAGTAATTTACTGGTTATTTCTGATAATCGTCAGTATCGGAGCTGGGAAATTGCCCCGAAAGATAAGTCCAATATGGTAGTAGTTGGAAAGGTTCTTCTTGGGCAGTCTCAGATATTTCAGAGATTTTAA
- a CDS encoding helix-turn-helix domain-containing protein, whose protein sequence is MSKYTLQEWLKQRRGRVTEMAKDLNINYTWISQIASGRKKAPLETAIKISAYTQNEVTVEAIAAAYKPKK, encoded by the coding sequence ATGAGCAAATACACATTACAAGAATGGCTGAAGCAACGCCGTGGTCGAGTTACCGAAATGGCTAAGGATCTGAACATTAATTACACATGGATTTCTCAAATTGCTAGTGGGCGGAAAAAAGCCCCTCTTGAGACCGCAATCAAAATTTCTGCATACACACAAAATGAGGTAACTGTAGAAGCGATAGCCGCCGCCTATAAGCCTAAAAAGTAG
- a CDS encoding type II toxin-antitoxin system Phd/YefM family antitoxin, whose product MDTVVSYTAAREDLANIMTRVCEDHVVTHITRRNGGNCILMSEEEYNSIMETLYLFGNPVNAARLEQSIGEAEQGQFAEVEL is encoded by the coding sequence ATGGATACCGTAGTCAGCTACACCGCCGCCCGCGAAGACTTGGCCAATATCATGACCAGAGTTTGCGAAGACCATGTGGTAACCCACATTACCCGCAGAAACGGCGGCAACTGCATTTTGATGTCGGAAGAAGAATACAACTCGATTATGGAGACGCTTTATCTGTTTGGAAATCCGGTCAATGCGGCCCGTTTGGAACAATCCATCGGCGAAGCCGAACAAGGTCAATTTGCAGAGGTAGAGCTGTGA
- a CDS encoding Txe/YoeB family addiction module toxin, with protein sequence MKAHRFTQSAAEDLAYWKKHDLKKVGRIKALLDDIKANHPRGIGKPEPLRHQKSGLWSRRIDREHRLVYSVEEDTVTVYACRYHYER encoded by the coding sequence GTGAAGGCACACCGTTTCACACAAAGTGCGGCAGAAGACTTGGCGTATTGGAAAAAACACGATTTGAAGAAAGTCGGTCGCATCAAAGCCCTGCTGGACGATATTAAGGCCAACCACCCGAGGGGAATCGGCAAACCGGAACCGCTGCGCCATCAAAAATCGGGCTTATGGTCGCGACGGATAGACCGTGAACACAGGTTGGTTTATTCCGTTGAAGAAGACACTGTTACCGTTTATGCCTGCCGTTATCATTATGAACGTTGA
- a CDS encoding phosphoglycerate kinase produces MGLDMYGYTMRAEFVGDRQTDVNVREEEQEQAGLTHFAYWRKFNHLHGWMEKLYREKGGSKESFNCCTVRLELEDLVRLEADLDGGKLEHTPGFLFGGEEIYPEDIADTKVFIENARAAIAAGLAVFYDSWW; encoded by the coding sequence ATGGGACTGGATATGTACGGCTATACCATGCGTGCCGAATTTGTCGGCGACCGTCAGACCGATGTTAATGTGCGTGAAGAAGAACAGGAACAGGCAGGGCTTACCCATTTTGCCTACTGGCGCAAATTCAATCATCTGCATGGCTGGATGGAAAAGCTGTATCGGGAGAAAGGCGGCAGCAAAGAATCGTTCAACTGCTGCACCGTTCGGCTGGAACTGGAAGACTTGGTACGGTTGGAAGCGGATTTAGACGGCGGGAAACTGGAGCATACGCCCGGCTTTCTTTTCGGCGGCGAAGAAATCTACCCTGAAGACATCGCCGACACCAAAGTCTTTATTGAAAACGCGCGTGCCGCCATTGCCGCAGGGCTGGCTGTGTTCTATGACAGTTGGTGGTAA
- a CDS encoding N-6 DNA methylase: MNTMENNYQELAKHFRAFGSAFRTTDVFRDFIELTAITLINQYAFDEQWNERENRYHEIRQKYAEDDFRRFPKILAALIAAVSESKRQGTFDDVLGRLYMNLNLGNPDSGQYFTPYSISKLMSGLVAQDLPEKLDTQKFVSVLEPACGSGANLIAFAEQVQELGHIPAQRVAAMGVDIDVLCVWMCYIQCQLYRIPAKIVHGDSLTCEFWSAWCTSDWVYGGFAQAMAEKVAQEKAADGAEPPSTPASPASLALEEQLVLF, from the coding sequence ATGAATACTATGGAAAATAACTATCAAGAATTAGCCAAACATTTCAGGGCGTTTGGTTCAGCATTTCGGACTACCGACGTATTCAGGGACTTTATCGAGTTGACGGCCATCACGCTGATAAACCAATACGCGTTTGACGAACAATGGAACGAACGGGAAAACCGTTATCACGAAATCCGTCAGAAATATGCCGAAGATGATTTCAGGCGTTTTCCCAAAATATTGGCGGCGTTGATAGCGGCCGTTTCGGAATCGAAACGACAGGGTACTTTTGATGATGTTTTAGGCCGTCTGTATATGAATTTGAATTTGGGCAATCCCGACAGCGGCCAGTATTTCACGCCGTACAGCATCAGCAAACTGATGTCGGGTCTTGTTGCCCAAGACCTGCCCGAAAAGCTGGATACTCAAAAGTTCGTCAGCGTTTTGGAACCTGCCTGCGGCAGCGGGGCGAACCTGATTGCTTTTGCCGAGCAGGTTCAGGAATTGGGTCATATCCCTGCACAACGAGTGGCAGCGATGGGCGTAGATATTGATGTGCTGTGTGTATGGATGTGCTACATCCAATGCCAGCTTTACCGCATTCCCGCAAAAATCGTGCATGGCGACAGCCTGACCTGTGAATTTTGGTCTGCTTGGTGTACTTCCGACTGGGTATATGGCGGTTTTGCACAAGCGATGGCGGAGAAGGTGGCTCAAGAAAAGGCTGCCGATGGCGCAGAACCGCCTTCAACGCCTGCTTCCCCTGCATCACTGGCACTTGAAGAACAGCTTGTCTTGTTCTGA
- a CDS encoding ShlB/FhaC/HecB family hemolysin secretion/activation protein yields MKSFPPLLLKVIVLTASLPLFPVYAAASDTHENELIRAEQRQQNLQNQLQSETDVRLDMPSEQVSYTLSEDETPCTKVTGIGLDENSDRQFSFLPAAVIRQTAFKPGICLGGNNLQRLQKAAQHVLLAQGYITSQAVIWPQDMADGILKLDVAAGRTGMIRYQEKRGEQPAEGSVGAFANKFPLHENKVLNLRDIEQGLENLRRLPSVEADIQIVPSEEEGKSDLLVSWQQDKPVRFSIGIDDSGSKSTGKYQGNAAVSFDNPLGLSDLFYVSYGRGLAHKTDLTDEAGTETESGSRSYSVHYSVPFKKWLLSFNHSGYRYHEATEGYTVNYDYNGKQYHSNLAAERLVWRNGSHKTTAAVKLWTRQTYKYIDDTEIEVQRRRTAGWEAELRHKAFLGRWQLDGRLSYKRGTGMRQSMPAPEEDGGIDTIAGTSRMKVIIAGLDAAAPFILGKQQFSYETSIHSQWNKTPLVAQDKLSIGSHYTVRGFDGEQSLSGERGFYWQNTLGWHFHPRHQFYLGLDYGRISGESAKYASGNRLTGAVAGFRGSHKVGGMFSYDLFAGKPLQKPEGFQTANTVYGFGLNYSF; encoded by the coding sequence ATGAAATCTTTCCCGCCACTTCTACTTAAAGTCATCGTACTGACTGCTTCGCTTCCTTTGTTTCCCGTATATGCTGCCGCCTCAGACACTCATGAAAACGAACTGATCCGTGCAGAGCAACGCCAACAGAATCTGCAAAACCAATTACAGTCCGAAACCGATGTCCGTTTAGATATGCCGTCTGAACAGGTTTCTTACACTCTTTCTGAAGATGAAACACCTTGTACCAAAGTGACGGGAATTGGGTTAGATGAAAATTCCGACCGTCAATTCTCTTTTTTGCCGGCTGCCGTCATACGCCAAACAGCTTTCAAACCGGGAATATGCTTAGGCGGAAACAACCTTCAGAGGCTTCAGAAAGCTGCACAACATGTATTGCTGGCTCAGGGGTACATCACTTCTCAGGCAGTTATCTGGCCTCAGGATATGGCTGACGGGATATTGAAATTAGACGTGGCGGCAGGCAGAACAGGCATGATCCGTTATCAGGAAAAACGGGGAGAACAACCGGCAGAAGGAAGCGTCGGTGCATTTGCAAATAAATTCCCCCTGCATGAAAACAAAGTTCTGAATCTGCGTGATATTGAACAGGGTCTGGAAAACCTGCGCCGTTTGCCGAGCGTTGAGGCGGATATTCAGATTGTGCCGTCTGAAGAAGAAGGGAAAAGCGATCTGCTGGTCAGCTGGCAGCAGGATAAGCCCGTACGGTTCAGCATCGGCATCGATGATTCAGGCAGCAAATCTACCGGCAAATATCAGGGAAATGCGGCCGTGTCGTTCGACAATCCTTTGGGCTTAAGCGACTTGTTTTATGTTTCCTACGGGCGCGGTTTGGCACACAAAACCGACTTGACCGACGAAGCCGGTACGGAAACCGAAAGCGGCTCCAGAAGTTACAGCGTGCATTATTCGGTGCCGTTTAAAAAGTGGCTGCTCTCCTTCAACCACAGCGGCTACCGCTATCACGAGGCGACCGAAGGCTATACCGTCAATTACGACTACAACGGCAAGCAATACCACAGCAATCTTGCTGCTGAACGCTTGGTTTGGCGCAACGGCAGCCATAAAACCACTGCCGCCGTCAAATTATGGACGCGGCAGACTTATAAATACATCGATGACACGGAAATCGAAGTACAACGCCGCCGTACCGCAGGCTGGGAAGCCGAACTGCGTCACAAAGCGTTTTTAGGCCGTTGGCAACTGGACGGCAGATTATCCTACAAACGCGGCACCGGTATGCGGCAAAGTATGCCCGCACCGGAAGAAGACGGCGGTATCGATACCATTGCAGGCACTTCCCGCATGAAGGTCATTATAGCCGGCCTGGACGCAGCCGCCCCGTTTATTTTGGGTAAACAGCAGTTTTCATACGAAACCTCAATCCATTCCCAATGGAACAAAACCCCCTTGGTCGCACAGGACAAACTTTCTATCGGCAGCCACTATACCGTTCGCGGATTTGACGGTGAACAGAGCCTTTCCGGAGAGCGCGGTTTCTACTGGCAGAACACTTTGGGCTGGCATTTCCATCCGCGCCATCAGTTTTATCTCGGTTTGGACTATGGCCGCATCTCGGGCGAAAGTGCCAAATATGCTTCGGGCAACCGGCTGACGGGGGCAGTAGCAGGCTTTAGAGGAAGTCATAAAGTAGGCGGCATGTTTTCTTATGATCTGTTTGCCGGCAAACCGCTGCAGAAACCCGAAGGCTTTCAGACGGCTAATACTGTTTACGGCTTCGGACTCAATTACAGTTTTTAA